TCACCATACCACCGAACATAGTACCCAGAGCGTTGGAGTCCGGCGGCAGAACCAGCATTGCCTTCACCGTCCGTGATTGAGATACTTGCTTTGCTTGCATTGAGATTCCTATCCTACTCTCGGTTATTGCTTTCTATGTTAAGTAAGACAGGCCATGGCCTGTGTCAAGTTGGTTGTCTATCAGCTTAACACTGGCAACTCTTGCATCAGTGCCGGGCGTTGATGCAAACGCCCGGCACTTTCGATTCATTCCGGCTACCGATTGCCCTATGAGACCATTTCGCCAGTCGTTAGGTAGTGATCGAGCACACCGAGAATCTCGTCAATCTGCTTCCCGGCTGAGGCCAACTCATCGACAGCCTCATTTCCGTCCTCGTTAAGGGCCGACGCCGTCAGGACCCACCGCCCTGTCACCGTGCCATCGCCGTGGTCGACAAGACTTATTTCCATCTTGCCGCATTGGTTTTCGGAGGTTCTGGCATACTCTATGGCCTTGTTAGGCTCATAGCGTGTGCATACCCAGATCTCCTCGGCGCCGAAGAAACTGGTCCTGATGACTACATTATACTCCGCATAACCGGAGTCCGAATGCAGCAGTTCGCACGACCAGCCGGGCAGCCAGTCGTATTCGGTTGTCGGACAAAGCAGTGCGAAAAGTGATTCCGCCGATGTCATGAAGGTCCTCTGACAGACAGCCGTTGCTCTTTTCAACGGATTGATTGTCCGGGACCACTCTTTTTGGACTTGGTCCGATCTTTGCGTGTTCATCTTGTTTCTCCTTTCATCTTTCAGTTTGGTGGACCCAGCGCTTGATGTTGCTGGTCACCTTTGTAATCAACCTCTCGTACTAATCAGTGTGTACATACTAAACACTGAAAGCAAAAAAAACTACTCAACCTCGTCGAATGTGTTCCCAAGACGAACCAGGAACCTTTGGATGATTGCTCGCTCCTTAAGAGTGAAGCTCTTAATAATGCGTTCATGTTGCCTCAGAAGATCCGCCGTGGAGCGCCGGTAGTGCTCCAATGCCTTGGTGCCGGCCGGGGTGAAGGTCAGGGTCAACTCGTTTTTGTTGTATGGGTCTTTTGACTTAAGCAGAACTCCTTTCTTTTCCAGACGCGATAACGTCTGAGATACGGCGCCTTTGGTGACACCGAGCTGTTCCGCGATTCGGGTGGCATTGGTGGCCGTCTTGTCTCGAATTACCAGCATCAGATGGATCTCCGAGGGGAAAAACCTGACACCCCGGTATTGAAAGAGACTCTTCTTCTTCAAAAAGAGAATCTTGTTAATGACTTTGTGAAGTTCTTCTATGACCATTTCCTGTTTCCTTGCCATATTCGAGTTTAGTATCTAAATACGCAATTGTCAACAGATTGTTTTGTTTTTCTCGAAGTTTTTCAAGTGGCCCATATTTCGGGGCTTGTTGAAAAACCCCATCAGCCGTCATTGCGGGCACGGCCACAAGTGGCTTACACTTGCGTGCCGCGGCAATCTCAATTCGTTGTACAGCATGTAGTATGAGATTGCCGCGCTCTCCCGCGAAACGCGGCATCGCTCGCAATGACGAGAATCTGGACCTGATCAACAGGCCCTCGGGGGATATCTGCCGACAGGTTGACGTGCTTTTTATACCGACTTGCTCCTGTCTGATCTGTCAGCCACTTCATTTGAGTTGATGCGAATCGGCTAAGGCGTTGACTATCATGGCAAAGAAGCTATATTAGTCTGGTATTGAACGAATGTACTTACATCGCCGATATCAGTAAAAAGCAAAACCTCGTCCATCTCTGGAGGATTTTCATGAAACGGCTCATACATATCTCGTCAATAACCCTTGTCATAGTTCTGGCTGCCTCAAGACTGGCCATTGCCGATGTCCCTCAGCTTATCAACTACCAGGGTCGACTCACCGACGCAGGCGGTAACCCGGTCGACACAACCGTCGATGTGACTTTCTATCTTTATGCCATGCCGGGCGGCGGGCCGGAAATATGGAGCGAGACACACCCTGATGTCGACGTGATCGGCGGACTCTTTGATGTCCAGCTGGGGTCCTTCGTCTCATTCGACGATTCCGTCTTTAACGGCGTCGGACGTTTTCTGGGTGTCCAGGTCGGCGACGGGCCGGTGGGAGCGCCGTTTATACCGATCGCCAGCGTTGCTTATTCGATTCGCGCCGGAAAATCTGATACGGCCGACTATGCCCACACTGCACCGGGCGGCAGCGGCCACTGGACACTCAGTGGTTCGATCCTGTCCACCAACGACGCCTGGGGACTTACGCGTGGAAACGCCGGGAACGCTATCCTCGGTACGGTCGTCGAGTCACATGTGAACTTCGGTACCGAATGTACAACGGGAGTAGACGAAGCTCCTATAAACCATGCGACTATTTCCGGCGGTCACTGGAACAAGGCGACTGCCTTCGGCACTACTGTAAGCGGCGGCGTTCGCAACGATGCTTCCGCATCGTCAAGCACCATAAGTGGTGGCGAGTTCAATCAAACCTCCGGCCAATACAGCACTGTGGGTGGCGGGAACCTGAATGCAGCCGGCGGAACCTTCGCAACCATCGCCGGAGGTGGACCCTCGGATATCGGCAATCCCCTCGGCAGCAATAACCGCGTTTTCGACGACTACAGCACGATCGCCGGTGGCGGCGGAAATAGTGTCGGTTCAGATGACGGCGACAGTGAGAGCAACAAGTTCGGCACTATCGGCGGTGGCAAAGATAACGTTGTCGGTGGCGAGTTCGCGAGTATCGTCGGTGGATCGGGCAACACGGCCGGTGGATATGCTGGTACTATCTCCGGCGGTACGTACAATTCAACCTTCGGCAACTATGCCCATATCGCCGGTGGCAACGGCAACACCGCCGACGGCAACAACTCCTCAATCGGCGGCGGCAGCTCGAACAGTTCCGACGGTACCAGTTCCCACATCGGTGGCGGCCAGAGTAATACTGCAAGCGGTCCCTTCACAGTGATAGCCGGTGGCATAGGCAACACAAGCATCGGACAAATGGCGTCCGTCGCAGGTGGCCAGGGCAACGTGGCGTTTGGCAATCATTCGAGTGTCGATGGTGGAAAGGACAACTCCACCATGGCGCAGTTTGCAACAGTCGGCGGTGGTGAAAGCGACACAGCCGGTGGATCGCACGCAACCGTTGGAGGTGGATGGATCAATAGGGCGATGGGGGACTGGTCCGTTGTTTCCGGCGGAGAGAGTAACACCGGTTCCGGAAATCATTCGGTCATTGGGGGTGGTCTGAGCAATCAAGCCATCCATCCTTTCAACACAATAGCAGGTGGCGACAGTAACTCCACAGCCAACACCGCGACTACAATTGGAGGCGGAACAAGTAATACCGTGCAGGGCTCCTGGAGTGTTATCGCTGGCGGCAAAGACAACAACGCTTACGCTTCCTATAGCGTGATCTCAGGTGGCCGCGACAACTACACCATGGGACCCCGACACTACTCTGCCGTTGGCGGCGGAAACAGGAATGCCGCCATGGGACAAGCTAGCGCAATCGCGGGAGGTGACGCCGACAGTGTCAAGTCGCACTACGGCGCCATTGGCGGCGGCCAACTGAATCTGGCCGGTGATGAAGAAGCCGACACCGCAGTCGTGATCGGTGGCGGCATCAGCAACTCAGGTACAGCTCCGTTTGCTGTCGTCAGTGGCGGTGCGCGCAACATGGCGGCGGGTGACTACTCTGTCGTTGTTGGAGGTTATCAAAACAGTATTACCAGCACTGGAGATTTTGGTTATCTTTTTGGGATTGCTTCCAACCTCACTCAAGACTCCACCTTCATGGTCGACATGCCGCACATCCATTTCGGCGATGAATCCACCGGCTACGAATTCCCCACCGACGACGGCACGGCTGGACAGGTGATGACGACCAACGGCAGCGGTCAACTGGGTTGGTCCACGACCGGCGGTGACGGCGGTGTTTGGGTAGTTACCGATTCAATCGCTTACACGCGCAGCCAACTCGGCATTTCGCGCGGCGGGTCCTTCAACCAAAACTACGGTGTCGACAAACACACCTTTGTAAATCTCGGGTTGTACGGCCAGATTGGCGATGAACTGTTTGACATCTCCCACGGCACTATCGGGGGCGGCAGCCACAACAAAATCTTCGGGCACCTGGGGACTATCTCCGGCGGCGCTCAGAACGAGGTAGGCGGCACTGCGAGTGCAATCGGCGGCGGTCAGTACAATATTGGTGGCTGGGACTTTTCGACAGTCGGGGGCGGCTACACCAACTACGCCGGTTCAGGGTACAGTACGATAGGCGGCGGCTACCACAATCGCGCCGACGGTCACGCCACTACCATCGGCGGCGGCGAACGAGACTCGGTCGAAGGCCCATGGAGCGGCGTCGCAGCCGGATACCACAACCGCGCCGGCGATTGGAACCAGGACACGGCCGCCTTCGTCGGAGGAGGCTATGAAAACGCGGCCGAAGGCAGATACGCCTCGGTGTTAGGCGGCCAATACGACACTGCCTTAGCCGCTTACAGTACAATCGGAGGCGGCCTGGACAACTTCACCTCAGGCGGAATGTACTCCGCCATCGGCGGCGGGAAACTTAACATCGCCCAGGGAACCAGCGCGACCGTAGCCGGCGGCTTTACCAATCATGCTCTATTTGCCGGTGCCGCCATTGGCGGCGGCGAGAACAACGTGGTCCTCGAACGGGCATCAACAATTGCCGGAGGTGCAGCCAACTACGTCGGCAGCAAATTCTCCGCTATACTGGGTGGCCTTGGGGATACAATCCAAGCCGGTGCAGACTACTCTTACCTGTTCGGCATCGAAAGCGTGCTATCCCAGGATTCAACTTTCATGGTCGACCTGCCGCACATCCGATTCGGCGATGAAACTAACGGCTACGAATTCCCACCGCTTGACGGAACCATTGGTCAGGTCATGACCACCGACGGCAGTGGCCAGTTGAGTTGGTCCGGGTCCGGCGGTGGTATCGGCGGATGGGTCGACGACGGCAATTACGTCCATCTGGCTACGAACTCTGACAGCGTTGGCATTGGCACTGCTGTGCCCCAAGCAAATCTGCATATTGAAAGCGGTTTATGGCCGCGATTGAAAATCGAATGCAACGGCACGGGGAGCCCCATCCTGGAGCTGACCAAATATGGAGCCACCACCGAAATGACCCAATACTCCGGCGGTGAATTTGCCATTGAATCCAATTCTGGAGAACGGATGTCATTTATCACCCAGCCCGGTGGTTCGTTCGTAATGCGGTCCGGATCGGACTACGGACTGTTCATCGACAGTGCTCAACGTGTGAGCATCGGTGGCGCCTCGGCCAAAAGCCATCTGGATGTAGAGGGCGGCGTTTCCGTCGGCTGGCAGTATGCCGGCTTGTATGCGGCTCCGGATGACGGCCTGATAGTACAGGGGAGAGTCGGCATAGGCACGCACGATCCCAAAATGAAACTGGACATCGACGGTGGCACCAGGATTACAAATGTCAACTGGCCGGGTACTGGAGAAGGATTGGAGATGAACTACGATCCCGACATCAATCAGGGTATCATCCAGACCTACGACCGTGACGCGGGCACTTTTGGGACCTTATACCTGGGTGACGGAAATGTCGGCATCGGCACGACAAGTCCTCAAGACGCTCTCGAAGTTGCCGGGTTCGTTCGACTCGATGGTGGAGCTGGTAGCGGCAGCAATCTTCGATATGCCGACGGCGGAACCTTGCGATGGGCGCTGTTGTATAGGCCCTGGGCTTCTCATAAGCTGGGCTTCTTCGATGAGCAAGCTGCTCGTTGGACTTTGGCCATGGAACAGGGTACCGGCGAGGTTGGTATCGGGACCGACAGCCCCAACTACACGCTGGACGTCCGTGGCACTATAGGCAGCAACACTACACTGTATCATAGTGATCGCAGGTGGAAACAG
This genomic window from Candidatus Zixiibacteriota bacterium contains:
- a CDS encoding tail fiber domain-containing protein, with amino-acid sequence MKRLIHISSITLVIVLAASRLAIADVPQLINYQGRLTDAGGNPVDTTVDVTFYLYAMPGGGPEIWSETHPDVDVIGGLFDVQLGSFVSFDDSVFNGVGRFLGVQVGDGPVGAPFIPIASVAYSIRAGKSDTADYAHTAPGGSGHWTLSGSILSTNDAWGLTRGNAGNAILGTVVESHVNFGTECTTGVDEAPINHATISGGHWNKATAFGTTVSGGVRNDASASSSTISGGEFNQTSGQYSTVGGGNLNAAGGTFATIAGGGPSDIGNPLGSNNRVFDDYSTIAGGGGNSVGSDDGDSESNKFGTIGGGKDNVVGGEFASIVGGSGNTAGGYAGTISGGTYNSTFGNYAHIAGGNGNTADGNNSSIGGGSSNSSDGTSSHIGGGQSNTASGPFTVIAGGIGNTSIGQMASVAGGQGNVAFGNHSSVDGGKDNSTMAQFATVGGGESDTAGGSHATVGGGWINRAMGDWSVVSGGESNTGSGNHSVIGGGLSNQAIHPFNTIAGGDSNSTANTATTIGGGTSNTVQGSWSVIAGGKDNNAYASYSVISGGRDNYTMGPRHYSAVGGGNRNAAMGQASAIAGGDADSVKSHYGAIGGGQLNLAGDEEADTAVVIGGGISNSGTAPFAVVSGGARNMAAGDYSVVVGGYQNSITSTGDFGYLFGIASNLTQDSTFMVDMPHIHFGDESTGYEFPTDDGTAGQVMTTNGSGQLGWSTTGGDGGVWVVTDSIAYTRSQLGISRGGSFNQNYGVDKHTFVNLGLYGQIGDELFDISHGTIGGGSHNKIFGHLGTISGGAQNEVGGTASAIGGGQYNIGGWDFSTVGGGYTNYAGSGYSTIGGGYHNRADGHATTIGGGERDSVEGPWSGVAAGYHNRAGDWNQDTAAFVGGGYENAAEGRYASVLGGQYDTALAAYSTIGGGLDNFTSGGMYSAIGGGKLNIAQGTSATVAGGFTNHALFAGAAIGGGENNVVLERASTIAGGAANYVGSKFSAILGGLGDTIQAGADYSYLFGIESVLSQDSTFMVDLPHIRFGDETNGYEFPPLDGTIGQVMTTDGSGQLSWSGSGGGIGGWVDDGNYVHLATNSDSVGIGTAVPQANLHIESGLWPRLKIECNGTGSPILELTKYGATTEMTQYSGGEFAIESNSGERMSFITQPGGSFVMRSGSDYGLFIDSAQRVSIGGASAKSHLDVEGGVSVGWQYAGLYAAPDDGLIVQGRVGIGTHDPKMKLDIDGGTRITNVNWPGTGEGLEMNYDPDINQGIIQTYDRDAGTFGTLYLGDGNVGIGTTSPQDALEVAGFVRLDGGAGSGSNLRYADGGTLRWALLYRPWASHKLGFFDEQAARWTLAMEQGTGEVGIGTDSPNYTLDVRGTIGSNTTLYHSDRRWKQNIATIDDALNKISQLRGVSYEWRGNEYQEMLFPEGTQLGLVAQEVETILPEVVNTNSAGYKAIEYAKLTAVLIEAVKELQAENEQLKEDVNRLSDLESKVNDLQKAIGKLSATSDATL
- a CDS encoding MarR family transcriptional regulator yields the protein MVIEELHKVINKILFLKKKSLFQYRGVRFFPSEIHLMLVIRDKTATNATRIAEQLGVTKGAVSQTLSRLEKKGVLLKSKDPYNKNELTLTFTPAGTKALEHYRRSTADLLRQHERIIKSFTLKERAIIQRFLVRLGNTFDEVE